The following DNA comes from Noviherbaspirillum sp. L7-7A.
GATCGGCAGCGCGCCCATGAGGGCGGCCAGCGTGGTCATCATGATCGGGCGGAAGCGCAGCAGGCAGGCCGAGCGTATCGCCTCGGCCGGCGCCATGCCCTGGTTGCGCTGCGCTTCCAGCGCGAAGTCGATCATCATGATGGCGTTCTTCTTCACGATGCCGATCAGCATCAGGATGCCGATGGTGGCGATCAGGGTCAGCTCGAAATTGAACAGCCGCAGCGCCAGCAGCGCGCCCACCACCGCCGACGGCAGCCCCGCCAGGATGGTGATCGGGTGGATATAGCTTTCATACAGCACGCCGAGCAGGATGTAGATCACCACCACCGCCAGCACCAGCAGCACCACCTGGCTGCCTTGCGAGGATTGAAACACCGCGGCGTCGCCGGCATAGCTGGTGATGATGTTGGCCGGCAGTTGCAGCTCGGCCTTGAACTGGTCGATCTTCGCAGTGGCATCGCCCAGCGGCACGTCCGGCGCCAGGTTGAAGGAGATCGTGACCGCCTGCAGCTGGCCCTGATGGTTCACCGAGATGGCGCCGGCGGCCCGCTCCACGCTGGCCACGCTGAGCAGCGGCACCAGCGTGCCGGTCTTGCTGCGCACGAAGATGTTGTTCAGGTCGCCTTCATCCTGGCCGCCCCAGTTGGCGTCCTGCAGGATCACCTGATAGCTGTTGCTGCTGGTGAAGATGGTCGATACCTGGCGGTCGCCGAAGGCGCTGTAGAGCGCGGTGCGGATGTCCTGCACCTGCACGCCTGCGGCATTGGCGCGGTCGCGGTTGATATTGACCATGGCCTGCAGGCCCTTGAGCTGCGAGTCGCTGGTGACATCGCGGAACACCGGATCGGCGCGCAGCCTGGCCTGCATCTTCTCCGCCCAGGCATTGAGTTCATCGGCCTTCACGCTCTGCAGCACATACTGGAAGCGGCTCTTGCTGATGCGCCCGCCCAGACGCAAGTTCTGCACCGGCGTCAGGTATACCGACAGGCCGGGCACGTCGCGCACCTTGCGCCGCAGCTGCTCCACCACCGCGTCCATCGCCACCCGCTCATTGCGCGGCTTCAAGCCAATGAACATGCGGGCGCTGGTGCCGTCCGACAGGCGCGAGGTCACGCTGTCGACATTCGGGTCGTTGCCGATGATGTCGGCCGCGGTCTGCGTCAGTGCCGACATCGCCTGATAGGACGCATCCTGCGGGCCTTCCAGCGTCACGCTGATCTGGCCGATGTCTTCATTCGGGAAGAAGCCCTTGGGCATGCTGACGAACATCAGCACGGTCAGGGCGAAGGTTGCCAGCGCCACCGCCAGCACGAGCAGGTTGTGCCTGAGGCACCAGTCCAGGCTGGCGCGGTAGGCATCAAGCACCGCATTGAAGCCGCGCTCGAAGCCGCGGCTCAGCCAGTTGTCGCGCCCATGGCCTTCATGCTTCAGGTAGCGGCTGCACAGCATGGGCACCAGGGTCAGCGATACCAGCGCCGAGACGATGATGGCCAGCGACACCACCGCCGCGAACTCATGGAACATCAGGCCGATCACGCCCGGCATGAAGAAGATCGGGATGAACACCGCAATCAGCGAGATGGAAATCGACAGGATGGTGAAGCCGACCTCGCGCGAACCGACCAGCGCCGCCTGCATCGGCGCCATGCCATCCTCGATATGGCGCACGATGTTTTCCAGCATCACGATCGCATCGTCCACCACCAGGCCGACGGCGATGGTGATGCCCAGGAGCGAGATATTGTCCAGGCTGTAGCCCAGCCAGTACATCAGGCCGCAGCAGCCGATCAGCGAGATCGGCAATGACACCACCGGAATCGCGGTGGCCGACAGGCGCTTCAGGAAAAGGAAGATCACCATCACTACCAGCACCACCGTCAGCGCCAGCGTGAAGTTCACGTCGTGGATGGCCTCGCGTATCGACAGCGAGCGGTCGTTCAGCTCCATGACCTCGATCGAGGCCGGCATCTGCGCGCGAAACTGCGGCAGCGTCGCCTTGACCGCGTCCACCACGGCCACCGTGTTTGCATTCGGCTGGCGCTGCACTGCCAGCACGATGGACGGCTCCTTGTTGACCCAGCTGCCGCTGCGGGTGGACTCGACGCTGTCTTCCACCGTCGCCACGTCCTTCAGGCGTGTGGCGACGCCGTCGCGGCTGCTGATCACCAGTTCGCTGAAGGCGGCGGCATTGGGCAGCTGGCGGTTGGCCTGCAGCGTCAGGCTCTGGCGCGGGCCGTCCAGCACGCCGACCGGGCTGTTGGCATTGGCCGAGCGCACCGCGGCGGCCAGCTCGTCCATGGTCATGTTGCGGGCGGCGAGCTGCTCGGGCCGCGCCTTGATCCGCACCGCATAGCGGCGCTGGCCGTAGACATTGACCTGGGCCACGCCGTCGATGGTCGACAGCGACGGCGAGATCAGGTTTTCGGCGAAGTCGTTCAGGTCGGCCAGCGAGATCGATGGCGAGGTCAGGGCTACCAGCAGCACCGCCGCGTCGGCGGGATTGACCTTGCGGTAGGCTGGCAGGGCCGTCATTTCCACCGGCAGGCTGCGCTGGGCGCGCAGCAGCGCAGCCTGCACGTCCACCGCGGCGGCGTCGATGTCGCGGTTGGGCGCGAATTCCAGCGTGATCGAGGTATTGCCCAGGGTGTTGGTGGAGCTGATGGTGGCCAGGCCGGCGATGGTGGAGAACTGCTTTTCCAGCGGCGTGGCAACCGAGGCCGCCATGATTTCGGGACTGGCCCCGGGCAGCACGCCGGTGACGTTGATCACCGGGGTGTCATAGCTGGGCAGCGCGGCGATCGGCAGACGGGTGTAGGCAAAGGCGCCGGCCACCACGATGGCGATGGCCAGGAGCACGGTCATGACCGGGCGGCGTATGCAGAGTTCGGAGATATTCACGGGGTGCCTGGTGGAAGGTTGCGATCGGCCTTGCCGGTCATGCGTCGGCGGCGGTGCGCGGCGTCTGGCCCTTCCCGCTCTGCGCTTCCTTCACCCGCGCGCCGGGCCGCAGGTTCTGCGCGCCCTCGACCACGATGCGCGTGCCCGGCTGCAGGCCGTTGACCGCGGCCTGTCCGCCGTCGATATGCAGGACCGTGACCTTTTGCACCGCCACCGTGTTGTCCGGCTTGATCAGGTAGACGAATTTCTCGGCTGGTCCGGTGACGATGGCCTGCGCCGGCACCACCACCGCCTGCGGCAGCGTGCGCGACACCATGCTGACATTGACGAAAGTGCCCGGCCACATCATGCGCTGCTGGTTGGAAAACAATGCCTTCATCTTGATGGTGCCGCTTTGCGGGTCGGACGCGCTGTCGATGAAGACCAGCTTGCCCTCCACGCGCCGCTCGCCGGCCAGTTCCGCCGTAACCGGCGCTTCGCCATTCGGATAGCTGGCCAGCAGGTTGGACAGTTCCCGTTCCGGCAGCGCGAAGGTGACGGTGATCGGGTCGAGCTGGGCAATCGTCAGCATCGGCGCGCCGGCGGGCTGGGCCAGGCTGCCGGGATGGACGCTGATGGCGCCGATGCGGCCATCCATGCTGGCGACGATGCGGTTGTTGCCCAGCGCAATGGCATTGCTGCGGATGGCGGCCTCGTCGGCCTGCAGCGTGCCGCGCAGCGCGTCGACCTTGCTGCGGGCGGTATCGACCACCGCCTGCGACACGAAATTCTTCGCCGCCAGTTCCTGATTGCGGCGCAGCGCGCTTTCCGCCTCCACCAGATCGGCGCGGTCGCGCGCCACCTGGGCGCGGGCGCGCTCGACGTTGGAAGTGTCGCTGCGCTGGTCCAATGTGAACAGCAGCTGTCCGGCGCGTACATCCTGCCCTTCCTGCACATGCACCTCGCGCACGATGTTCTGGGTCTGCGGACGCACATCCACCACCTTGAGGGCACTGACATAGCCATTGGCGCGCACCGTGATCGCCACCGGCTTCTGCTGCGCTGTGGCGCTGCGTATGCTTTGCGCCGGCGCCGCCCTGGCAACGGCTGGCGCCGGGCGGTTCTGGTAATAGTAATAGCCGGTGCCGGCGGCCAGCAGCACGGCGGCGGTCAACAGCAGGGAACGGGCAGGACGCATGATGAACGGAAGAGTAATTGGGGCAGCCAGGCAGGCCGACACGAAAAACGTATCGTAGAAGAAATATGGTAGTAATGCTATCGAATAGCATAGCATACGGCCTGTTCGTTGTTTGAAAGTGTGGTTGGCAATGCGAAAAGACCTCGAAAACATGCCGGATGCGGAAATGTATCCGAAGCTGCTGGCGCGGCTGATCGGCGAAGTGTCGCGCGCCTGGCGTTATGAGATGAACCGCGCGCTGCGGCCGCTAGGCCTGAACCTGTCGATGCGGCAGGTGCTGGTGCAGTTGCAGCGCAATCCGGCCGGCCTGATGCAGGCGGAACTGGCGCGCAATCTCGGCATAGAAGGCCCGACGCTGGTGCGGCTGCTGGACAAGCTTGAGGAAAAGGGCTGGATCGCACGTGTTGCCTCGACCGACGACCGGCGACGCAAATACTCGGTGCTCACGCCCAAGGCGGCGGAACAGGTGCGGCTGCTTGAATCGCTCTCCGAGGAACTGCGCAGCAGCATGATGGCCGGCCTGACGACCCAGCAGCTGGACCAGTGCTCGCAAGTCATGACGCGCATCCGTGACAATCTCTACGGCTTGCAGGATGCCCGAACGAAAAACCAGGAGTGACTTGCGGGGGAGAGACGATGAAGGAAGGAGGCGAGCCTTGTCTGCGGCACTCATGGTGAACGGCTGTGGCTGCTTCGTTCCCGACCTGACCAGGTTGGCCGTGCCACAATGCGCAGGGGCCCGCCAGCCGGCATTCTAGCAGCAAAGCCGGCACCGTGTGCCTGATTCTTGGTACTCAGGCGCACACGCCAGCCACCCAGCGAACTGATTTTTGCTTTCCCTGCCGTTCAAATCCCCAGTTGCTGCCAGAGCGCATCGACCCGGCGCTTGACTTCCTCGCTCATTTCGATCGGCACGCCCCATTCACGGCTGGTCTCTCCCGGCCATTTATTGGTGGCGTCGATACCCATCTTGCTGCCCAGGCCGCTGACCGGCGAGGCGAAGTCCAGGTAATCGATCGGCGTGTTGTCCACCAGCGTGGTGTCGCGCGTCGGGTCGACGCGGGTAGTGATGGCCCAGATCACTTCCTTCCAGTCGCGAATGTTCACGTCCTCGTCGACCACCACGATGAACTTGGTATACATGAACTGGCGCAGAAAGCTCCAGACGCCAAACATCACCCGCTTCGCATGCCCGGCATAGGCCTTCTTCATCTGCACCACCGCCATCCGGTAGCTGCAGCCTTCCGGCGGCAGGTAGAAGTCGGTGATTTCGGAGAACTGCTTCTGCAGCAGCGGAATGAACACCTCGTTCAGCGCCACGCCCAGGATCGCCGGCTCGTCCGGCGGCTTGCCGGTGTAGGTGGAGTGATAGATCGGGTCGCGCCGCATCGTGATGCGGTCGATGGTGAATACCGGGAACATGTCCTGCTCGTTGTAATAGCCGGTGTGGTCGCCATACGGACCTTCCAGCGCATGCTCATAGCCGCTGGGATGGCTCTCGTCGGGATAGATATGCCCTTCCAGAACGATCTCCGCCGAAGCCGGCACCCGCAGCTCGCTGCCGATGGCCTTGGTCAGCTCGGTGCGGCTGCCACGCAGCAAGCCGGCGAACTGGTATTCGGACAGGCTGTCCGGTACCGGCGTCACCGCGCCCAGAATCGTGGCAGGATCAGCGCCCAGCGCCACCGCCACCGGATACGGCTTGCCGCGGTTGACGATGCCATGCTCGCGAAAATCCAGGGCGCCGCCGCGATGGGCCAGCCAGCGCATGATGACCTTGTTGCGGCCCAGCACCTGCTGGCGGTAGATGCCGAGATTCTGCCGCTTCTTGTTCGGCCCCTTCGTGATTACCAGGCCCCAGGTGATCAGCGGCGCCACATCGCCCGGCCAGCAATGCTGGATTGGCAGACGGCCAAGATCGACGTCATTGCCTTCCCATACTATTTCCTGACAGCGGGCGCCGCGTACTTCCCTGGGCGCCATGTCCCATACCGCCTTTACCAGCGAGCCCAGGCCCATCATGTCGCGCAGGCCCTTGGGCGGCTCGGGCTCCTTCAGGGTGGCCAGCACATGGCCGATCTTGCGCAGTTCGCCGACATTGTCAGCGCCCATGCCCAGCGCCACCCGGCGGGGCGTGCCGAACAAATTACCGAGAACCGGAACGTCATGGCCGGTCGGATGGTCAAAAAGTAAAGCCGGGCCACCCGCGCGCAGTACCCGATCGCAGATTTCCGTCATCTCCAGGTGTGGAGAAACCGGGGTCGTTACATGGCGAAGTTCGCCAATTGCATGCAATTGGGCAATAAAGTCGCGCAAATCAGCATATTTCATGTTTATTGATATTTTTCAAAGGTGGGTTTTTGCATGGATAACATGATTTTAAGTGACTGATTTTATTCA
Coding sequences within:
- a CDS encoding efflux RND transporter permease subunit — encoded protein: MNISELCIRRPVMTVLLAIAIVVAGAFAYTRLPIAALPSYDTPVINVTGVLPGASPEIMAASVATPLEKQFSTIAGLATISSTNTLGNTSITLEFAPNRDIDAAAVDVQAALLRAQRSLPVEMTALPAYRKVNPADAAVLLVALTSPSISLADLNDFAENLISPSLSTIDGVAQVNVYGQRRYAVRIKARPEQLAARNMTMDELAAAVRSANANSPVGVLDGPRQSLTLQANRQLPNAAAFSELVISSRDGVATRLKDVATVEDSVESTRSGSWVNKEPSIVLAVQRQPNANTVAVVDAVKATLPQFRAQMPASIEVMELNDRSLSIREAIHDVNFTLALTVVLVVMVIFLFLKRLSATAIPVVSLPISLIGCCGLMYWLGYSLDNISLLGITIAVGLVVDDAIVMLENIVRHIEDGMAPMQAALVGSREVGFTILSISISLIAVFIPIFFMPGVIGLMFHEFAAVVSLAIIVSALVSLTLVPMLCSRYLKHEGHGRDNWLSRGFERGFNAVLDAYRASLDWCLRHNLLVLAVALATFALTVLMFVSMPKGFFPNEDIGQISVTLEGPQDASYQAMSALTQTAADIIGNDPNVDSVTSRLSDGTSARMFIGLKPRNERVAMDAVVEQLRRKVRDVPGLSVYLTPVQNLRLGGRISKSRFQYVLQSVKADELNAWAEKMQARLRADPVFRDVTSDSQLKGLQAMVNINRDRANAAGVQVQDIRTALYSAFGDRQVSTIFTSSNSYQVILQDANWGGQDEGDLNNIFVRSKTGTLVPLLSVASVERAAGAISVNHQGQLQAVTISFNLAPDVPLGDATAKIDQFKAELQLPANIITSYAGDAAVFQSSQGSQVVLLVLAVVVIYILLGVLYESYIHPITILAGLPSAVVGALLALRLFNFELTLIATIGILMLIGIVKKNAIMMIDFALEAQRNQGMAPAEAIRSACLLRFRPIMMTTLAALMGALPIALGLGAGAELRQPLGVAIVGGLLVSQVITLFITPVIYLFLDRYSGKGPVTAELEPQPQPQHG
- a CDS encoding efflux RND transporter periplasmic adaptor subunit; this translates as MRPARSLLLTAAVLLAAGTGYYYYQNRPAPAVARAAPAQSIRSATAQQKPVAITVRANGYVSALKVVDVRPQTQNIVREVHVQEGQDVRAGQLLFTLDQRSDTSNVERARAQVARDRADLVEAESALRRNQELAAKNFVSQAVVDTARSKVDALRGTLQADEAAIRSNAIALGNNRIVASMDGRIGAISVHPGSLAQPAGAPMLTIAQLDPITVTFALPERELSNLLASYPNGEAPVTAELAGERRVEGKLVFIDSASDPQSGTIKMKALFSNQQRMMWPGTFVNVSMVSRTLPQAVVVPAQAIVTGPAEKFVYLIKPDNTVAVQKVTVLHIDGGQAAVNGLQPGTRIVVEGAQNLRPGARVKEAQSGKGQTPRTAADA
- a CDS encoding MarR family transcriptional regulator gives rise to the protein MRKDLENMPDAEMYPKLLARLIGEVSRAWRYEMNRALRPLGLNLSMRQVLVQLQRNPAGLMQAELARNLGIEGPTLVRLLDKLEEKGWIARVASTDDRRRKYSVLTPKAAEQVRLLESLSEELRSSMMAGLTTQQLDQCSQVMTRIRDNLYGLQDARTKNQE
- the ubiD gene encoding 4-hydroxy-3-polyprenylbenzoate decarboxylase gives rise to the protein MKYADLRDFIAQLHAIGELRHVTTPVSPHLEMTEICDRVLRAGGPALLFDHPTGHDVPVLGNLFGTPRRVALGMGADNVGELRKIGHVLATLKEPEPPKGLRDMMGLGSLVKAVWDMAPREVRGARCQEIVWEGNDVDLGRLPIQHCWPGDVAPLITWGLVITKGPNKKRQNLGIYRQQVLGRNKVIMRWLAHRGGALDFREHGIVNRGKPYPVAVALGADPATILGAVTPVPDSLSEYQFAGLLRGSRTELTKAIGSELRVPASAEIVLEGHIYPDESHPSGYEHALEGPYGDHTGYYNEQDMFPVFTIDRITMRRDPIYHSTYTGKPPDEPAILGVALNEVFIPLLQKQFSEITDFYLPPEGCSYRMAVVQMKKAYAGHAKRVMFGVWSFLRQFMYTKFIVVVDEDVNIRDWKEVIWAITTRVDPTRDTTLVDNTPIDYLDFASPVSGLGSKMGIDATNKWPGETSREWGVPIEMSEEVKRRVDALWQQLGI